The Chelatococcus sp. HY11 genome includes a window with the following:
- a CDS encoding TRAP transporter substrate-binding protein, producing the protein MKRRQFLASSGLAVAGGAALAAPAIAQSAPEIKWRLASSFPKSLDTIYAGGEVLAKQVAELTDNKFQIQVFAAGEIVPGLQALDATQNGTVEMCHTCSYYYVGKDPTFAIGTAVPFGLNARMQNSWLFEAGGNELFNEFFKKYNVFGMPAGNTGTQMGGWFRKEIKTVADLSGLKMRIAGIAGQVMQKLGVVPQQIAGGDIYPALEKGTIDAAEWVGPYDDEKLGFNKVAPYYYYPGFWEGGPTIHAMVNLDKWNELPKTYQAALINAATYANTIMLARYDKVNPPAIKRLVGAGTQLRPFPQEVMEACLKSTNELYAEISAKNPDFKKIIDAMIAYRNEEYLWWQVAEYTYDNFMIRARARG; encoded by the coding sequence ATGAAGCGTCGTCAGTTTCTAGCGAGCTCGGGTCTTGCGGTCGCGGGAGGCGCGGCTCTTGCTGCGCCGGCGATCGCGCAGTCCGCGCCCGAAATCAAGTGGCGTCTCGCATCGAGTTTCCCGAAGTCGCTGGATACCATCTACGCGGGTGGTGAAGTTCTTGCCAAGCAAGTCGCCGAACTGACCGACAACAAGTTCCAGATCCAGGTCTTCGCGGCCGGCGAAATCGTGCCCGGCCTGCAGGCGCTGGACGCCACGCAGAACGGCACCGTGGAAATGTGCCATACGTGCTCCTATTACTATGTGGGCAAGGATCCGACCTTCGCCATCGGCACGGCGGTTCCCTTCGGCCTCAACGCACGCATGCAGAATTCTTGGCTCTTCGAGGCCGGCGGCAATGAACTCTTCAATGAGTTCTTCAAGAAGTACAATGTATTCGGCATGCCTGCCGGTAATACCGGCACACAGATGGGCGGCTGGTTCCGCAAGGAAATCAAGACGGTCGCCGATCTCTCCGGCCTCAAGATGCGCATCGCCGGCATCGCCGGGCAGGTGATGCAGAAGCTCGGCGTTGTTCCCCAGCAGATCGCCGGCGGCGACATCTATCCGGCGCTCGAGAAGGGCACCATCGACGCGGCCGAATGGGTCGGTCCCTATGACGACGAGAAGCTCGGCTTCAACAAGGTCGCGCCTTACTATTACTACCCGGGCTTCTGGGAAGGTGGGCCGACCATCCACGCGATGGTCAATCTCGACAAGTGGAACGAGCTGCCGAAGACCTATCAGGCAGCGCTGATCAACGCGGCGACCTACGCCAACACCATCATGCTGGCGCGCTATGACAAGGTGAACCCGCCGGCCATCAAGCGCCTCGTCGGCGCCGGCACGCAGCTGCGACCCTTCCCGCAGGAGGTCATGGAGGCCTGCCTCAAGTCGACCAATGAGCTCTACGCGGAAATCAGCGCGAAGAACCCGGATTTCAAGAAGATCATCGACGCCATGATCGCCTACCGCAATGAGGAATACCTCTGGTGGCAGGTGGCTGAATACACCTACGATAACTTCATGATCCGTGCCCGCGCTCGCGGGTAA
- the cobT gene encoding nicotinate-nucleotide--dimethylbenzimidazole phosphoribosyltransferase, translating to MDMSASGLPFDDVRRLIPMMPGPDEDAVATVKARDQELTKPAGALGRLEDIVEWVAAWQGKGQPEIRRPIVCVFAGNHGVVKHGVSPYPQSVTRQMLENFAAGGAAINQICAAYDLGFKVFDLALDLPTDDFTQGAALDEKSCVATMAFGMEAIAGGADLLCLGEMGIGNTTSAAAIFAALYGGPVAKWVGRGTGVDDAGLARKRAVVEQALAIHAGHLDDPLEVLRRLGGREVAAIAGAILAARLQRIPVILDGYVVCAAAAVLKAMDPGALDHCIAGHRSAEGGHGEVLERLGLEPVLDLGMRLGEGTGAALAAGIVKAAVAAHNGMATFAQAAVSQRPDAP from the coding sequence ATGGATATGTCGGCTTCAGGCCTGCCTTTCGACGACGTGCGGCGTCTCATCCCGATGATGCCAGGGCCTGACGAGGATGCGGTCGCGACCGTGAAGGCGCGTGACCAGGAATTGACCAAACCGGCCGGCGCGCTCGGACGGCTGGAGGATATCGTGGAATGGGTGGCCGCCTGGCAGGGCAAGGGCCAGCCGGAGATCCGCCGGCCGATCGTCTGCGTCTTTGCCGGCAACCACGGGGTCGTCAAGCACGGCGTGTCGCCCTATCCGCAAAGCGTGACGCGTCAGATGCTGGAGAATTTCGCCGCCGGCGGCGCCGCCATCAACCAGATCTGCGCCGCCTATGACCTCGGCTTCAAGGTGTTCGACCTGGCGCTCGATCTGCCGACAGACGATTTCACGCAGGGTGCCGCGCTCGACGAGAAGTCCTGTGTGGCGACGATGGCCTTCGGGATGGAGGCGATAGCCGGCGGCGCGGACCTTCTATGCCTCGGTGAAATGGGCATTGGCAATACGACGAGCGCGGCCGCCATCTTCGCGGCGCTCTATGGCGGCCCGGTCGCCAAGTGGGTCGGCCGTGGCACGGGCGTCGATGATGCCGGCCTTGCCCGCAAGCGTGCTGTCGTGGAACAGGCGCTGGCCATCCATGCCGGTCATCTCGATGATCCGCTGGAGGTCTTGCGCCGGCTCGGCGGACGTGAGGTCGCGGCGATCGCCGGCGCGATCCTGGCGGCGCGGCTGCAGCGTATCCCGGTGATCCTCGACGGCTATGTCGTCTGCGCCGCCGCCGCCGTTTTGAAAGCCATGGACCCGGGCGCGCTCGACCACTGCATCGCCGGTCACCGCTCGGCCGAAGGCGGCCACGGCGAGGTGCTGGAGCGTCTCGGTCTCGAGCCGGTGCTTGATCTCGGCATGCGGCTTGGCGAGGGCACTGGCGCCGCGCTCGCGGCCGGTATCGTCAAGGCGGCCGTCGCTGCCCACAACGGCATGGCGACATTTGCTCAAGCGGCGGTCTCGCAGCGGCCGGACGCGCCCTGA
- a CDS encoding TIGR02281 family clan AA aspartic protease, giving the protein MRLIVPLAIIGVALVLLVLFSGEETIAGMAPDQLARFATLSAFGIVILGSMVAMFRSNWSRAAQALAFWMVALVGLVGLYSYRDDVTLFGHRILGELTPGRVVPGPSGEVSVVRSGSGSFDLEAEVNGRSARFILDTGASVVVLTSETAERIGFDIDQLAFNRPVRTANGSTMAAAITIDTLAVGPIVERRVPALVARKGSLFQNLLGMTFLERLGSYEVRGDRLIMRPQS; this is encoded by the coding sequence ATGCGTTTGATCGTTCCCCTCGCCATCATTGGCGTTGCGCTCGTACTTCTCGTGCTGTTCAGCGGCGAGGAGACCATCGCCGGCATGGCGCCGGATCAGCTCGCGCGCTTCGCCACCTTGTCTGCTTTCGGAATCGTGATCCTCGGTTCGATGGTGGCCATGTTCCGCTCCAACTGGTCGCGGGCCGCGCAGGCACTCGCCTTCTGGATGGTCGCGCTCGTTGGCCTGGTCGGCCTCTACAGCTACCGCGACGACGTCACCCTGTTTGGCCATCGCATCCTCGGCGAGCTGACGCCTGGCCGGGTCGTCCCCGGGCCCTCGGGCGAGGTCTCCGTCGTGCGGTCGGGGAGCGGCAGCTTCGACCTCGAAGCCGAGGTCAACGGCCGCAGCGCGCGCTTCATCCTCGACACCGGCGCGAGCGTCGTTGTCCTTACGAGCGAAACCGCGGAGCGTATCGGCTTCGATATCGACCAGCTGGCTTTCAACCGTCCCGTCCGCACCGCGAACGGATCAACGATGGCGGCAGCGATCACCATCGACACGCTGGCCGTGGGGCCGATCGTGGAACGCCGCGTCCCGGCCCTCGTCGCCCGCAAGGGAAGCCTGTTCCAGAACCTGCTTGGCATGACGTTTCTGGAACGCCTCGGCTCCTACGAGGTCCGCGGCGACCGGCTGATCATGCGGCCGCAGAGCTAG
- a CDS encoding SDR family oxidoreductase, producing the protein MAFDLTGKTALITAAGQGIGFASAVALAEAGAKVFATDINETTFAALEKAHPGIEPFRLNVLDDADVQAAAERTGPIDILFNCAGVVHNGTILECPPEDITFALQLNVMAAYRAIRAYLPAMLDKGGGSIINMSSVASSVKGVPNRFAYSASKAGTIGLTKSVAADYVARGIRCNAICPGTVQSPSLDDRLRAQGDYEAARKAFIARQPIGRIGKPEEIAALVLYLASDEASYTTGQIHVIDGGWTA; encoded by the coding sequence ATGGCGTTCGATCTCACCGGCAAGACCGCGCTCATCACGGCGGCGGGTCAGGGTATCGGCTTTGCTTCGGCGGTGGCATTGGCCGAAGCGGGTGCCAAAGTCTTCGCCACGGATATCAACGAGACCACCTTCGCGGCGCTTGAAAAGGCCCATCCGGGCATCGAACCTTTCCGGCTCAATGTTCTCGACGACGCCGATGTGCAGGCCGCCGCAGAACGCACGGGCCCGATCGACATTCTCTTCAACTGCGCCGGCGTCGTGCACAACGGCACGATCCTGGAATGCCCGCCCGAGGACATCACCTTCGCGCTGCAACTCAACGTGATGGCCGCATACCGCGCCATCCGCGCCTATCTGCCCGCCATGCTGGACAAGGGCGGCGGGTCGATCATCAACATGTCGTCGGTGGCCTCCAGCGTGAAGGGCGTGCCCAACCGTTTCGCCTACAGCGCCTCCAAGGCCGGCACCATCGGCCTGACGAAATCCGTCGCGGCGGATTATGTGGCGCGTGGCATCCGCTGCAACGCGATCTGCCCCGGCACGGTCCAGTCTCCCTCACTCGACGACCGCCTACGCGCGCAGGGCGACTACGAGGCCGCGCGCAAGGCCTTCATCGCGCGCCAGCCGATCGGCCGTATCGGCAAGCCGGAGGAAATCGCCGCGCTGGTGCTGTATCTCGCAAGCGACGAGGCGTCCTATACGACCGGCCAGATCCACGTCATCGACGGCGGCTGGACGGCCTGA
- the dusA gene encoding tRNA dihydrouridine(20/20a) synthase DusA, translating to MKPYRAAPFAVAPLMDWTDRHCRFFHRILTRRALLYTEMVTTGAVIHGDRKRLIGFSPEEHPVALQLGGSDPVELAAAARIGADFGYDEINLNVGCPSDRVQNGRFGACLMREPSLVADCVAAMKAAVAIPVTVKCRIGVDDQDPEEALCTLTRGLVAVGVDGLVVHARKAWLQGLSPKENREIPPLDYGRVHRLKRSWPDLPIALNGGLADVEAGLAAIGGEDIKLDGMMLGRAAYQNPEILMAVDPLLYGEPAPVSSAEEAIDAFIPYVEARLAEGYRLNQMTRHLLGLFPGRPGARLYRRHLATEAVKPGAGVDVLRAAVAHVTEASARQVERAALESAV from the coding sequence ATGAAGCCCTATCGCGCTGCCCCTTTCGCCGTTGCCCCCCTCATGGACTGGACGGACCGGCACTGCCGGTTCTTCCATCGCATTCTGACGCGCCGGGCACTGCTCTACACGGAGATGGTGACCACAGGCGCCGTCATCCATGGCGATCGCAAGCGGCTCATCGGCTTCAGCCCGGAAGAGCATCCGGTTGCGCTGCAGCTCGGCGGGAGTGACCCGGTGGAACTCGCCGCCGCCGCGCGCATCGGCGCAGACTTCGGCTATGACGAGATCAACCTGAATGTCGGTTGCCCTTCGGATCGCGTGCAGAACGGCCGCTTCGGCGCCTGCCTGATGCGCGAGCCGTCCCTGGTGGCGGATTGCGTCGCCGCGATGAAGGCGGCCGTGGCTATCCCCGTCACGGTCAAATGCCGTATCGGCGTTGACGACCAGGATCCGGAAGAGGCCCTCTGCACCCTGACCCGTGGCCTTGTGGCCGTTGGCGTCGACGGGCTCGTCGTCCACGCGCGCAAGGCGTGGCTGCAAGGCTTGTCGCCCAAGGAAAATCGGGAGATCCCGCCTCTCGACTACGGGCGCGTGCATCGCCTGAAACGATCCTGGCCGGATCTGCCGATCGCGCTCAACGGCGGTCTCGCCGATGTGGAAGCGGGGCTTGCCGCGATTGGCGGAGAGGACATCAAGCTCGACGGGATGATGCTAGGCCGCGCGGCCTATCAGAACCCGGAAATCCTGATGGCCGTCGATCCGCTGCTTTATGGTGAGCCGGCGCCGGTCAGCTCGGCGGAAGAAGCGATCGACGCCTTTATCCCTTATGTCGAGGCCCGCCTCGCAGAGGGGTATCGCCTCAACCAGATGACGCGGCATCTGCTCGGCCTGTTTCCAGGTCGGCCCGGCGCAAGGCTTTACCGCCGGCATCTGGCCACGGAGGCGGTCAAGCCCGGTGCCGGCGTGGATGTCCTGCGCGCCGCCGTCGCCCATGTGACGGAAGCCTCAGCGCGTCAGGTCGAGCGCGCCGCGCTCGAAAGTGCCGTCTGA
- a CDS encoding adenosylcobinamide-GDP ribazoletransferase: MTGLNDDRDARRVGGSAGWRGLVADTAACLVFYSRLPVPQRFLPDGGKAAPDFGTMIRALPLAGAIIGLGGGLAMAAGLSLGFGALPSAVLAVAALTMITGALHEDGWADTADGLFGGRTRERRLEIMRDSRIGAFGAAALCLGLLLRVALLAELASRAPALSVAAAVVVAAAISRTAGLLPLATLPPAKPDGAGASAGRPDATALSIAALLCLMLIIAAGFGADVGIGSATFGALLALAAAWGTARLARAKLGGHTGDIAGAAQQAAEMAFFLGMLAMTT; encoded by the coding sequence ATGACTGGGCTGAATGACGATCGAGACGCGCGCCGCGTCGGCGGCTCCGCTGGATGGCGCGGCCTTGTCGCCGATACGGCCGCCTGCCTCGTGTTCTACTCGCGTCTGCCGGTGCCGCAACGCTTCCTTCCCGACGGTGGCAAGGCCGCGCCGGATTTCGGCACCATGATCCGGGCCCTGCCGCTCGCGGGCGCCATCATCGGGCTTGGCGGCGGCCTCGCCATGGCCGCAGGCCTTTCCCTCGGCTTCGGCGCCCTGCCTTCCGCCGTCCTCGCGGTCGCCGCGCTGACTATGATCACCGGAGCACTGCATGAGGACGGCTGGGCGGACACCGCCGATGGCCTCTTCGGCGGACGAACACGTGAGCGACGGCTGGAGATCATGCGCGACAGCCGCATTGGCGCCTTCGGCGCGGCCGCGCTTTGCCTCGGGCTTCTGCTGCGTGTGGCGCTGCTCGCCGAACTCGCCAGCCGCGCGCCAGCCCTGTCGGTCGCCGCCGCCGTCGTGGTCGCGGCGGCAATCTCCCGGACGGCCGGCCTCCTGCCGCTGGCGACCCTGCCGCCAGCGAAGCCGGACGGTGCGGGCGCGAGCGCCGGACGCCCCGACGCGACCGCGCTCAGCATTGCCGCCTTGCTCTGCCTCATGCTGATCATCGCCGCCGGCTTCGGCGCGGACGTCGGGATCGGCTCCGCGACTTTCGGCGCGCTCCTCGCCCTCGCCGCGGCCTGGGGAACAGCGCGGCTTGCCCGCGCCAAGCTCGGCGGGCACACCGGCGACATCGCCGGGGCCGCCCAACAGGCAGCCGAGATGGCCTTTTTCCTTGGTATGCTGGCTATGACTACCTAG
- a CDS encoding thermonuclease family protein, with translation MVAVGYWQQSGEPVTGMARAIDGDSLRLGGRELRLAGIDAPELHQSCEHDAGVYPCGREARDYLSILLARAPITCTIREQDRYGRGLALCRQGEMDVNAELVREGQAIAYGRFDAEERQARASRRGVWAGRFERPADWRRTHPR, from the coding sequence ATGGTCGCCGTCGGCTACTGGCAGCAGAGCGGTGAGCCGGTGACGGGCATGGCGCGCGCCATCGACGGCGATTCCCTGCGCCTCGGTGGCCGCGAACTGCGGCTGGCGGGTATCGACGCGCCGGAGCTCCATCAATCCTGCGAACATGACGCTGGCGTCTACCCTTGCGGTCGCGAGGCCCGCGACTATCTCTCGATCCTGCTCGCCCGCGCCCCGATTACCTGTACCATCAGGGAGCAGGACCGCTACGGCCGGGGGCTGGCGCTCTGCCGACAGGGTGAGATGGACGTCAACGCCGAACTCGTCCGCGAAGGACAGGCCATCGCCTATGGCCGTTTCGACGCGGAAGAGCGGCAGGCGCGCGCGAGCCGGCGCGGCGTCTGGGCAGGACGTTTTGAGCGTCCGGCGGACTGGCGACGCACGCACCCGCGCTGA
- a CDS encoding aminoglycoside phosphotransferase family protein, producing the protein MFAPFLTRWNLAADGNPVATHSSRLLPVRQGTTPAMLKIALEPEEQAGCAVMAWWNGRGAAPVLAYDPSGALLMERAGGARSLAQFARTRRDAEATRILCGAVARLHRLSLGHSTGGLSRPSRPQNLVPLDIWFQDLAPIARMQGGILGECQRVADRILPVQRDIVVLHGDIHHDNVLDFEARGWLAIDPKRLIGERAFDYANIFCNPDPDWDIETAPRLFDQRLEIVLDETDLDRRWLVSWIMAWAGLSAAWFIGDNQSGAVDLAIARLAAAELARLS; encoded by the coding sequence ATCTTCGCCCCCTTCCTCACGCGCTGGAATCTGGCAGCGGATGGCAATCCGGTCGCGACCCATTCAAGCCGCCTCCTGCCCGTGCGCCAGGGGACGACCCCGGCGATGCTGAAAATTGCGCTGGAACCGGAGGAACAGGCCGGCTGCGCGGTCATGGCTTGGTGGAATGGCCGGGGCGCGGCGCCTGTGCTGGCCTATGATCCATCCGGCGCGCTCCTCATGGAACGGGCCGGCGGCGCCCGTTCCCTCGCGCAATTCGCAAGGACCCGCCGCGATGCGGAAGCGACCCGCATCCTGTGCGGAGCGGTGGCAAGGCTCCATCGCCTTTCCCTTGGCCATTCCACTGGCGGGTTATCGAGACCGTCCCGCCCGCAGAACCTCGTGCCGCTGGACATCTGGTTTCAGGATCTCGCCCCGATCGCCCGCATGCAAGGCGGCATTCTCGGCGAATGCCAGCGGGTCGCGGACAGGATATTGCCCGTCCAACGGGATATCGTCGTCCTGCACGGCGACATTCACCACGACAATGTGCTTGATTTCGAGGCGCGCGGCTGGCTGGCGATCGATCCGAAACGCCTGATCGGCGAGCGCGCCTTCGACTATGCCAATATCTTCTGCAATCCCGATCCTGATTGGGATATCGAGACCGCCCCCAGGCTGTTTGACCAACGCCTGGAGATCGTCCTCGATGAGACGGACCTCGATCGCCGCTGGCTGGTATCCTGGATCATGGCCTGGGCCGGCCTCTCCGCAGCCTGGTTCATCGGCGACAACCAATCCGGCGCGGTCGACCTGGCGATCGCCCGATTGGCGGCAGCGGAACTTGCACGCCTGAGCTGA
- a CDS encoding Mrp/NBP35 family ATP-binding protein, protein MITRDAIVARLNTIAGPDGTTPLGRSAALSEVVIAGGKVYFSIAIDPARSQEFEALRHRAEGLVREMPGVESVIVTLTAEAAPSRAEAPRSSARPAAPVGGERPLGPKASSQTKAGIPGVKHIVAVASGKGGVGKSTVACNLALALARQGLKVGLLDADIYGPSLPKLLALSDKPEVIPGRRILRPLVAHGLKVMSIGFLVDEQAAMIWRGPMVMSAIQQMLREVEWGELDVLIVDMPPGTGDAQLTMAQNAALAGVVIVSTPQDLALIDARRGVAMFRRVEVPILGVVENMSSFICPHCGGRSDIFGHGGARDEAQAMGVPFLGEVPLTMALRAASDEGEPIVVRDPHGPEASVFMDIAAQLTGALGGASRLRPAPRIVIE, encoded by the coding sequence ATGATCACGAGAGATGCAATCGTCGCGCGGCTCAACACCATAGCCGGGCCCGATGGTACGACGCCGCTCGGTCGTTCCGCCGCTCTGTCCGAAGTGGTGATCGCTGGCGGCAAGGTTTATTTTTCCATCGCCATCGATCCAGCGCGCTCTCAGGAATTCGAAGCGCTACGTCATCGTGCCGAGGGCCTTGTGCGTGAAATGCCGGGCGTCGAGAGCGTCATCGTGACTTTGACGGCGGAGGCGGCTCCATCGCGCGCCGAGGCGCCACGATCGTCCGCGCGTCCCGCGGCTCCGGTGGGCGGCGAGCGTCCTCTCGGGCCCAAGGCCTCGTCCCAGACGAAGGCGGGCATACCAGGCGTCAAGCACATCGTCGCGGTGGCAAGCGGCAAGGGCGGCGTCGGCAAGTCAACCGTCGCCTGCAATCTCGCCCTCGCGCTGGCCCGGCAGGGGCTCAAGGTCGGCCTGCTCGACGCGGATATCTACGGCCCATCGCTGCCGAAACTGCTCGCACTGTCGGATAAGCCGGAGGTCATCCCCGGCCGCCGCATCCTCCGGCCGCTCGTCGCCCACGGCCTCAAGGTCATGTCGATAGGCTTCCTCGTCGATGAGCAGGCCGCGATGATCTGGCGTGGCCCCATGGTGATGTCCGCCATCCAGCAGATGCTGCGCGAAGTCGAATGGGGCGAACTCGATGTGCTGATCGTCGACATGCCGCCGGGAACGGGTGACGCGCAATTGACCATGGCGCAGAACGCGGCTCTGGCGGGCGTCGTCATCGTGTCCACGCCCCAGGACCTCGCGCTGATCGATGCGCGGCGCGGTGTCGCCATGTTCCGCCGGGTCGAGGTTCCGATCCTCGGTGTCGTCGAAAACATGTCCAGTTTCATCTGTCCGCATTGCGGCGGCCGGTCCGATATTTTCGGTCATGGTGGCGCGCGTGACGAGGCGCAGGCCATGGGTGTTCCTTTCCTTGGCGAAGTGCCCCTGACGATGGCTCTGCGCGCGGCCTCGGACGAAGGAGAGCCCATTGTCGTTCGCGATCCCCATGGTCCCGAGGCAAGTGTCTTCATGGATATTGCGGCCCAACTCACCGGCGCGCTCGGCGGTGCGTCACGCCTGCGGCCCGCGCCGCGAATCGTGATCGAATAG